GGAACGTACAGAACGTGCATACGGGAATAAAGGAAGACGGACGAGGAGCGGATTATGGCATCGGATTTCTGGCTGATTGCGGGACTGGGCAACCCCGGCAAAAAATATGAGGACACGCGGCACAACATGGGCTTCATGGCCGCCGACGTGCTCGCCGAACGTTGGACGGTGAACTTCGCCGATCACAAGGGCTTGGCCATGCTCGGTAAAAGCGTGATGAACCTGGACGGCCGCACCGTCAAGTTCTTTCTGGCCAAGCCGCTGACTTATATGAATGATTCCGGCAATGCGGTGGCTTCCATTAGCGCCTATTACCAGATCGAGCCCGACCATATTGTGGTGATTCACGATGACATGGACTTGGAATTCGGCCGTATCAAGGTCAAGGCAGGCGGCTCCGCAGGCGGCCACAACGGCATCAAGTCGATTGACCGTTCCCTCGGCACGCCGAAATACGCGCGTGTGCGCATGGGCGTCGGTCACTCCAAGCGCGGTGCGAACGCGCATGACAACACGGTGAACTGGGTGCTGGGCGGATTCGGTCCGGACCAGCGCAAGCAGCTGCCCGAATTCCTGGCTGACGGCGCCGACGCCGCCGAGGACATCATCTTCCACGGTCTTGCCAAGACCCAGGAGAAGTTCAATGGCCGGTGAGGCGACGCACCCGGACCTGATCAACGGCTCACTGGCAGGCATCCTGTCTGAGCTGGAACAGGACAAGACCTTCCTGAAGCTCGCCGCCGGCGACATCGAGGCTTCGGACGACGTCGACAACTCCGTCCTGGCCGGCATCCCCGAAGGCTTGCGCCCGGCTTTGGCCGCCGCCATCGGGCAGGGTGTGGCCGGCAAACCCGGCAAGCCGGTCGTGCTGGTCGTGGCCTCCGGCCGCGAAGCCGAAGAGACCGTGGGCTCGCTGCGCTCCTGGTATGATGGCGACCCGAACGACATCGCCCAGCTCGAAGCCTGGGAAACCCTGCCGCACGAGCGTCTGAGCCCGCGCGCGGACACCGTGGCCAGCCGCATGGCCGTGTTCCGCAGACTCAAGCATCCGAGCGATACCGATTCGATGTTCGGCCCGATTCGCATTCTCGTCATGCCGATCCGCTCGCTCATCCAGCCAGTCGTCCAAGGACTGGGCGATGTCGAGCCGCTCGTGTTCACCGTGGGGGAGGACCTGCCCCTCGACGAAGCCGCCAAACGTCTGATCGAAAACGCCTACACGCGCGTGGACCTGGTCATGGACCGTGGCGAGTTCGCGGTGCGCGGAGGCATTCTTGACGTATTCCCGCCCACCGCACCGCACCC
This DNA window, taken from Bifidobacterium longum subsp. longum JCM 1217, encodes the following:
- the pth gene encoding aminoacyl-tRNA hydrolase, with protein sequence MASDFWLIAGLGNPGKKYEDTRHNMGFMAADVLAERWTVNFADHKGLAMLGKSVMNLDGRTVKFFLAKPLTYMNDSGNAVASISAYYQIEPDHIVVIHDDMDLEFGRIKVKAGGSAGGHNGIKSIDRSLGTPKYARVRMGVGHSKRGANAHDNTVNWVLGGFGPDQRKQLPEFLADGADAAEDIIFHGLAKTQEKFNGR